A genomic segment from Janthinobacterium sp. 64 encodes:
- the rplL gene encoding 50S ribosomal protein L7/L12, whose product MAISKDDILEAVSAMSVMDLNDLVKAFEEKFGVSAAAMASAGPAAGPAAAAEEQTEFNVILDGFGANKVGVIKAVREITGLGLKEAKDLVDGAPKTVKEAVSKADAEAAQKKLVEAGATASIK is encoded by the coding sequence ATGGCAATTAGCAAAGACGATATCCTGGAAGCAGTTAGCGCCATGTCCGTAATGGACCTGAACGACCTGGTTAAAGCATTCGAAGAAAAATTCGGCGTGTCCGCAGCAGCAATGGCTTCGGCCGGTCCTGCAGCAGGCCCAGCAGCAGCTGCTGAAGAACAAACCGAATTCAACGTCATCCTGGACGGCTTCGGCGCAAACAAAGTTGGCGTCATTAAAGCAGTTCGCGAAATCACCGGCCTGGGCTTGAAAGAAGCTAAAGACCTGGTCGATGGCGCTCCAAAAACTGTGAAAGAAGCAGTGTCGAAAGCTGACGCTGAAGCAGCACAGAAGAAACTGGTAGAAGCCGGCGCAACCGCTTCGATCAAGTAA
- the rpoB gene encoding DNA-directed RNA polymerase subunit beta: protein MHYSFTEKKRIRKSFAKRANVHHVPFLLATQLESYHSFLQEDIAPSGRKNDGLQSAFTSIFPIVSHNGFARLEFLSYVLGDPAFDVKECQQRGLTFASPLRAKVRLVILDKESPTKPVVKEMKEQEVYMGELPLMTTTGSFVINGTERVIVSQLHRSPGVFFEHDRGKTHSSGKLLFSARIIPYRGSWLDFEFDPKDILFFRVDRRRKMPVTILLKAIGMSHEQILANFFVFDNFNLRSEGAEMEFVAERLRGEVARFDIVDKSGKTLVLKDKRINAKHVRDIEAAGIKHISVPEDYLLGRVLAKNIVDGDTGEVVASANDELTEDLLGRLRDASISEIQTLYTNDLDQGAYISQTLRIDDTADQMAAKVAIYRMMRPGEPPTEDSVEALFNGLFYNSDRYDLSAVGRMKFNRRIGRDELTGAMTLSNEDVLAVIKILVELRNGRGEVDDIDHLGNRRVRCVGELAENQFRAGLVRVERAVKERLGQAEADNLMPHDLINSKPISAAIREFFGSSQLSQFMDQTNPLSEITHKRRVSALGPGGLTRERAGFEVRDVHPTHYGRVCPIETPEGPNIGLINSLALYARLNEYGFLETPYRKVEGSKITDQIDYLSAIEEGRYIIAQANATISDEGTLSDELVSAREAGETILVSPERIQYMDVAPGQIVSVAASLIPFLEHDDANRALMGANMQRQAVPCLRPEKALVGTGIERTVAVDSGTTVQALRGGIVDYIDAGRVVIRVNDDEATAGEVGVDIYNLIKYTRSNQNTNINQRPIVQVGDRVAKRDVIADGASTDLGELALGQNMTVAFMPWNGLNFEDSILISENVVKDDRYTSIHIEELSVVARDTKLGAEEITRDISNLAENQLARLDESGIVYIGAEVQAGDTLVGKVTPKGETQLTPEEKLLRAIFGEKASDVKDTSLRVPSGMIGTVIDVQVFTREGIVRDKRAQQIIDDELKRFRLDLNDQMRIVEGDAFQRLEKMLIGKVVNGGPKKLAKGAKITKEYLADLDKYHWFDIRPADDDAAVALEAIKESINEKRHQFDLAFEEKRKKLTQGDELQPGVQKMVKVYLAVKRRLQSGDKMAGRHGNKGVVSRIVPVEDMPYMADGTPADVVLNPLGVPSRMNVGQILETHLGWAAKGLGIRIGEMLKAQTKVEQMRKYLTTIYNDNGRAEDLNDFDDEEIMKLAENLKKGVPFATPVFDGANEEEIRRMLDLAYPDDIAKNLGMTPSKNQVTMYDGRTGEAFERKVTVGVMHMLKLHHLVDDKMHARSTGPYSLVTQQPLGGKAQFGGQRFGEMEVWALEAYGASYVLQEMLTVKSDDVNGRTKVYENLVKGDHVIDAGMPESFNVLVKEIRSLGIDIDLERN, encoded by the coding sequence ATGCACTACTCATTTACTGAGAAGAAACGCATTCGCAAATCATTCGCGAAGCGCGCCAACGTTCACCACGTTCCGTTCCTGCTGGCGACCCAGCTCGAGTCTTATCATAGCTTCTTGCAAGAGGACATAGCACCGTCCGGCCGCAAGAATGATGGCCTGCAGTCGGCTTTCACTTCGATTTTCCCTATCGTGTCGCACAATGGTTTTGCGCGTCTCGAATTCTTGTCGTACGTTCTGGGCGATCCTGCCTTTGACGTCAAAGAATGTCAACAACGTGGCCTGACGTTCGCGTCGCCGCTGCGCGCGAAAGTGCGTCTGGTGATCCTGGACAAGGAATCGCCAACCAAGCCCGTCGTCAAAGAGATGAAGGAACAGGAAGTCTACATGGGCGAATTGCCGCTCATGACGACCACCGGTTCGTTCGTCATCAACGGCACGGAGCGGGTGATCGTTTCCCAGCTGCACCGTTCGCCTGGCGTGTTCTTCGAGCATGACCGCGGCAAGACTCACTCGTCCGGTAAGCTGCTGTTCTCCGCGCGTATCATTCCTTACCGCGGTTCGTGGCTGGACTTCGAGTTCGACCCGAAAGACATCCTGTTCTTCCGCGTCGACCGCCGCCGCAAGATGCCAGTAACGATCCTGCTCAAAGCCATCGGCATGTCGCATGAGCAAATCCTGGCCAATTTCTTTGTCTTCGACAATTTCAACCTGCGCTCCGAAGGCGCGGAAATGGAATTCGTCGCCGAACGTCTGCGCGGCGAAGTGGCGCGTTTCGACATCGTCGACAAGTCGGGCAAGACCCTGGTGCTGAAAGACAAGCGTATCAACGCCAAGCACGTGCGTGATATCGAAGCTGCCGGCATCAAGCACATTTCCGTACCGGAAGACTATCTGCTGGGCCGCGTATTGGCGAAGAACATCGTCGATGGCGATACCGGTGAAGTCGTCGCTTCCGCGAACGATGAGCTGACCGAAGATCTGTTGGGCCGCTTGCGCGACGCCAGCATTTCCGAAATCCAGACTTTGTACACGAACGACCTGGACCAAGGCGCCTACATCTCGCAAACCCTGCGTATCGACGACACCGCCGATCAGATGGCTGCGAAAGTGGCGATCTACCGCATGATGCGTCCAGGCGAACCGCCAACGGAAGACTCCGTTGAAGCGCTGTTCAATGGCCTGTTCTACAACTCGGACCGCTACGACCTGTCGGCCGTGGGCCGCATGAAGTTCAACCGCCGCATTGGCCGCGATGAACTGACCGGCGCCATGACCCTGTCGAACGAAGACGTGCTGGCCGTGATCAAGATCCTGGTGGAACTGCGCAATGGCCGCGGCGAAGTCGACGATATCGATCACCTGGGTAACCGTCGCGTACGTTGCGTGGGCGAACTGGCCGAGAATCAATTCCGCGCCGGCCTGGTGCGTGTTGAGCGCGCCGTCAAGGAACGCCTCGGCCAAGCCGAAGCGGACAACCTGATGCCGCACGACCTGATCAACTCGAAGCCGATTTCGGCTGCGATTCGCGAGTTCTTCGGTTCGTCCCAGCTGTCGCAGTTCATGGACCAAACCAATCCTCTGTCGGAAATTACCCACAAGCGCCGCGTATCGGCTCTGGGACCCGGCGGTCTGACACGCGAACGCGCCGGCTTTGAAGTGCGCGACGTGCATCCGACCCACTACGGCCGCGTCTGCCCGATCGAGACACCGGAAGGTCCGAACATTGGTCTGATCAACTCGCTGGCTCTGTATGCCCGCCTGAATGAATACGGCTTCCTGGAAACCCCGTACCGCAAGGTCGAAGGCTCCAAGATTACCGATCAGATCGACTACTTGTCCGCCATCGAAGAAGGCCGCTACATCATCGCTCAGGCGAATGCGACCATCAGCGATGAAGGCACGCTGTCCGATGAACTGGTCTCGGCCCGTGAAGCTGGCGAAACCATTCTGGTCTCCCCGGAGCGCATCCAGTACATGGACGTGGCGCCTGGCCAGATCGTTTCCGTCGCTGCCTCGCTGATTCCGTTCCTCGAACACGATGATGCAAACCGTGCATTGATGGGCGCCAACATGCAACGCCAGGCTGTGCCTTGCTTGCGTCCTGAAAAAGCGCTGGTCGGTACCGGTATCGAACGCACCGTTGCGGTCGACTCGGGCACCACCGTGCAAGCCTTGCGTGGCGGTATCGTCGATTACATCGATGCGGGCCGTGTCGTGATTCGCGTCAACGATGACGAAGCGACCGCTGGTGAAGTGGGCGTCGACATCTACAACCTGATCAAGTACACCCGTTCGAACCAGAACACCAACATCAACCAGCGTCCTATCGTGCAAGTGGGCGACCGTGTTGCCAAGCGCGACGTGATCGCCGATGGCGCATCGACCGACCTCGGTGAATTGGCGCTGGGCCAGAACATGACCGTGGCCTTCATGCCATGGAATGGTCTGAACTTCGAAGATTCGATCCTGATCTCGGAAAACGTCGTCAAGGACGACCGCTACACCTCGATTCACATCGAAGAGTTGTCGGTGGTGGCCCGTGACACGAAACTGGGCGCGGAAGAAATTACGCGCGACATCTCGAACCTGGCTGAAAATCAGCTGGCACGTCTGGATGAGTCCGGTATCGTCTACATCGGCGCTGAAGTCCAGGCCGGCGACACGCTGGTCGGTAAAGTGACGCCAAAAGGCGAAACCCAGCTGACCCCGGAAGAGAAGCTGCTGCGCGCGATTTTCGGCGAAAAAGCTTCGGACGTGAAAGACACGTCGCTGCGCGTGCCTTCGGGCATGATCGGTACCGTGATCGACGTGCAAGTCTTCACCCGTGAAGGCATCGTGCGCGACAAGCGTGCCCAGCAAATTATCGATGACGAACTGAAACGCTTCCGTCTGGATCTGAACGACCAGATGCGTATCGTGGAAGGCGATGCCTTCCAGCGTCTGGAAAAAATGCTGATCGGCAAAGTTGTCAACGGCGGCCCTAAAAAGCTGGCCAAAGGCGCCAAGATCACCAAGGAATACCTGGCCGATCTGGACAAATACCACTGGTTCGACATCCGCCCTGCGGACGACGATGCAGCGGTAGCGCTGGAAGCGATCAAGGAATCGATCAACGAGAAGCGTCACCAGTTCGATCTGGCCTTCGAAGAGAAGCGCAAGAAACTGACGCAAGGCGATGAGCTGCAACCAGGCGTGCAAAAAATGGTCAAGGTGTACCTGGCCGTGAAACGCCGCCTGCAGTCGGGCGACAAGATGGCAGGTCGCCACGGTAACAAGGGTGTGGTTTCCCGTATTGTTCCTGTGGAAGACATGCCATACATGGCCGACGGCACGCCAGCCGACGTTGTGCTGAACCCGCTGGGCGTTCCTTCGCGGATGAACGTTGGTCAGATTCTCGAGACGCACTTGGGCTGGGCTGCCAAGGGTCTGGGTATCCGCATCGGCGAAATGCTGAAGGCGCAAACCAAGGTCGAGCAAATGCGCAAGTACCTGACGACGATCTACAACGACAACGGCCGCGCGGAAGATCTGAACGACTTCGACGACGAAGAGATCATGAAGCTGGCGGAAAACCTGAAAAAAGGTGTTCCATTCGCCACGCCAGTGTTCGACGGCGCCAATGAAGAAGAGATCCGCCGCATGCTGGACCTGGCGTATCCGGACGACATCGCCAAGAACCTGGGCATGACCCCGTCGAAGAACCAGGTGACCATGTATGACGGTCGCACCGGTGAAGCGTTCGAACGCAAGGTCACTGTCGGCGTCATGCACATGCTGAAACTGCATCACTTGGTCGATGACAAGATGCATGCGCGTTCGACCGGTCCTTACTCGCTGGTAACGCAACAGCCACTGGGCGGTAAAGCCCAGTTCGGTGGTCAGCGTTTCGGTGAGATGGAAGTCTGGGCACTGGAAGCGTATGGCGCGTCGTATGTCTTGCAAGAGATGTTGACCGTCAAGTCCGATGACGTGAATGGCCGTACCAAAGTGTACGAGAACCTCGTCAAGGGCGACCACGTGATCGACGCCGGCATGCCGGAATCGTTCAACGTGCTGGTCAAGGAAATCCGTTCGCTCGGTATCGATATCGACCTCGAACGCAACTAA
- the rpoC gene encoding DNA-directed RNA polymerase subunit beta', protein MKALLDLFKQVQTNETFDAIKIGLASPEKIRSWSYGEVKKPETINYRTFKPERDGLFCAKIFGPIKDYECLCGKYKRLKHRGVICEKCGVEVTLAKVRRERMGHIELASPTAHIWFLKSLPSRLGMVLDMTLRDIERVLYFEAYVVTDPGMTPLKKCQIMSEDDYAAKYEEYGDDFTAFMGAEGIRELLRSIDIHRDAETLRVELKESKSEAKIKKYAKRLKVLEAFQRSGIKPDWMIMEVLPVLPPELRPLVPLDGGRFATSDLNDLYRRVINRNNRLKRLMELRAPEIITRNEKRMLQEAVDSLLDNGRRGKAMTGANKRPLKSLAEMIKGKGGRFRQNLLGKRVDYSGRSVIVVGPQLKLHQCGLPKLMALELFKPFIFNKLELMGLATTIKAAKKLVEIQEPVVWDILEDVIREHPIMLNRAPTLHRLGIQAFEPVLIEGKAIQLHPLVCAAFNADFDGDQMAVHVPLSIEAQMEARTLMLASNNILFPSNGEPSIVPSQDIVLGLYYATREAINAKNEGMMFPDVSEVIRAYDNKEVELTTRVTVRITEYPKNAETGEFEKTITRYETTIGRAILSEILPKGLPFSVLNRALKKKEISKLINTSFRKCGLRATVVFADKLMQSGFRLATRAGISICVDDMLVPPQKVTLIATAESEVKQIEQQYASGLVTAGERYNKVVDIWGKTSDEVGKAMMDQLKVEDVIRRDGTKSTQESFNAIYMMADSGARGSAAQIRQLAGMRGLMAKPDGSIIETPITANFREGLNVLQYFISTHGARKGLADTALKTANSGYLTRRLVDVTQDLVVIEDDCGTMNGAVMKALVEGGEVIEPLRDRILGRVVVHDVVNPETQETLYEAGTLMDEDMVEEIERLSIDEVKVRTPLTCDTRFGLCAKCYGRDLGRGMLVNAGEAVGVVAAQSIGEPGTQLTMRTFHIGGAASRAAVASSVEAKSNGTIRFTATMRYVTNGKGAQIVISRSGEVLITDDHGRERERHKVPYGATLIVKDGMVIKAGTALATWDPLTRPIITEYAGQVRFENVEEGVTVARQVDEVTGLSTLVAIDAKRRGSLTKTLRPQVKLINEANEEVKIAGTEHSVAIGFQVGALIMVKDGQQVSVGEVLARIPTESQKTRDITGGLPRVAELFEARSPKDAGMLAEVTGTVAFGKETKGKQRLEITDMDGNKHEFLITKDKQVLVHDGQVVNKGEMIVDGPADPQDILRLLGIEALARYIVDEVQDVYRLQGVKINDKHIEVIVRQMLRRVQIVNAGDTNYIVGEQVERSELLDQNDLMEAGNKIPATYENVLLGITKASLSTDSFISAASFQETTRVLTEAAIMGKRDGLRGLKENVIVGRLIPGGTGLAFHRARKEKEAWEVEERQALLLAEKASMAGEAAEALQDIESQQHHGDEA, encoded by the coding sequence ATGAAAGCACTGCTCGATCTATTCAAGCAAGTACAGACCAACGAGACCTTCGATGCAATCAAGATCGGTCTCGCTTCGCCTGAGAAAATCCGTTCGTGGTCCTACGGCGAAGTCAAAAAGCCGGAAACCATCAACTACCGTACCTTCAAGCCTGAGCGCGATGGCCTGTTCTGCGCCAAGATCTTTGGCCCGATCAAGGATTACGAATGCCTGTGCGGCAAGTACAAGCGCCTGAAACACCGCGGCGTAATCTGCGAAAAGTGCGGCGTCGAAGTCACCCTGGCCAAAGTGCGCCGCGAGCGCATGGGCCACATCGAGCTGGCCTCGCCTACCGCGCACATCTGGTTCCTGAAATCGCTGCCGTCGCGTCTGGGCATGGTCCTCGACATGACCCTGCGGGACATCGAACGCGTGCTGTACTTTGAAGCATACGTCGTGACCGATCCAGGCATGACCCCGCTGAAGAAGTGCCAGATCATGTCGGAAGACGACTACGCCGCCAAGTACGAAGAGTACGGCGACGACTTCACCGCCTTCATGGGCGCCGAAGGTATCCGTGAACTGCTGCGCTCGATCGACATCCACCGCGATGCCGAAACCCTGCGCGTGGAACTGAAGGAATCGAAATCCGAAGCCAAGATCAAGAAATACGCCAAGCGCCTGAAAGTGCTCGAAGCGTTCCAGCGTTCGGGCATCAAGCCTGACTGGATGATCATGGAAGTGCTGCCGGTGCTGCCGCCGGAACTGCGTCCGCTGGTACCGCTGGACGGTGGCCGTTTCGCGACCTCGGATCTGAACGATCTGTATCGCCGCGTCATCAACCGTAACAACCGCCTGAAACGCCTGATGGAGCTGCGCGCTCCAGAGATCATCACGCGCAACGAAAAGCGCATGCTGCAAGAAGCGGTCGATTCGCTGCTGGACAACGGCCGTCGCGGCAAAGCGATGACCGGCGCCAACAAGCGTCCGCTGAAGTCCTTGGCAGAGATGATCAAAGGTAAAGGCGGCCGTTTCCGTCAAAACTTGCTGGGCAAACGCGTCGATTACTCCGGTCGTTCGGTCATCGTCGTGGGCCCGCAATTGAAATTGCATCAGTGCGGCTTGCCGAAACTGATGGCGCTGGAACTGTTCAAACCCTTCATTTTCAATAAACTGGAACTGATGGGTCTGGCTACCACGATCAAGGCCGCCAAAAAGCTGGTCGAGATTCAAGAACCGGTCGTATGGGACATCCTGGAAGACGTGATTCGCGAACATCCGATCATGTTGAACCGCGCACCAACCTTGCACCGCCTGGGTATCCAGGCCTTCGAGCCAGTCCTGATTGAAGGCAAGGCCATCCAGTTGCACCCACTCGTCTGCGCCGCATTCAACGCCGACTTTGACGGTGACCAAATGGCGGTCCACGTTCCTCTGTCGATCGAAGCGCAGATGGAAGCGCGCACGTTGATGCTGGCATCGAACAACATCCTGTTCCCATCGAACGGCGAACCGTCGATCGTTCCTTCCCAGGATATCGTGCTGGGTCTGTACTACGCGACGCGCGAAGCGATCAATGCGAAGAACGAAGGGATGATGTTCCCTGACGTGTCGGAAGTGATCCGCGCCTACGACAACAAGGAAGTCGAACTGACGACCCGCGTCACCGTGCGTATTACCGAATACCCGAAAAACGCCGAAACGGGCGAATTCGAGAAAACGATTACCCGCTACGAAACGACGATCGGCCGTGCGATCCTGTCGGAAATTCTGCCTAAAGGCTTGCCGTTCTCCGTCCTGAACCGCGCGCTGAAAAAGAAAGAAATTTCCAAGCTGATCAACACGTCGTTCCGCAAGTGCGGCCTGCGCGCCACCGTGGTGTTCGCAGACAAACTGATGCAATCGGGTTTCCGCCTGGCCACACGCGCCGGTATCTCGATCTGCGTCGACGACATGCTGGTACCGCCGCAAAAAGTCACCCTGATCGCGACGGCCGAATCGGAAGTCAAGCAGATCGAACAGCAATACGCCTCGGGTCTCGTGACCGCCGGCGAGCGTTACAACAAGGTAGTCGATATCTGGGGCAAAACCTCCGATGAAGTCGGCAAGGCCATGATGGACCAGCTCAAAGTCGAAGACGTGATCCGCCGCGACGGCACCAAGTCGACGCAAGAATCGTTCAACGCCATTTACATGATGGCCGACTCCGGCGCGCGCGGTTCCGCAGCCCAGATTCGCCAGTTGGCCGGTATGCGTGGTCTGATGGCCAAACCGGATGGCTCGATTATCGAAACGCCGATTACCGCGAACTTCCGCGAAGGTCTGAACGTTTTGCAGTACTTCATTTCGACCCACGGTGCGCGTAAAGGTCTGGCCGATACGGCGCTGAAAACGGCTAACTCCGGTTACCTGACGCGTCGTCTGGTTGATGTGACGCAAGACTTGGTGGTGATCGAGGACGATTGCGGCACCATGAACGGCGCCGTCATGAAGGCACTGGTCGAAGGTGGTGAAGTCATCGAACCGTTGCGTGACCGTATCCTCGGCCGCGTGGTGGTGCATGACGTCGTCAATCCTGAAACCCAGGAAACGCTGTACGAAGCCGGCACCCTGATGGACGAAGACATGGTCGAAGAGATCGAGCGTCTGTCCATCGATGAAGTCAAGGTCCGCACGCCACTGACTTGCGACACGCGCTTCGGCCTGTGCGCCAAGTGCTATGGCCGCGATCTGGGCCGCGGCATGCTGGTCAACGCCGGCGAAGCCGTCGGTGTGGTGGCAGCGCAGTCGATTGGTGAGCCGGGTACCCAGCTGACCATGCGTACGTTCCACATTGGTGGTGCGGCATCGCGTGCGGCAGTGGCATCGTCGGTGGAAGCCAAGTCGAACGGTACCATCCGCTTCACGGCAACCATGCGTTACGTGACGAACGGCAAGGGCGCGCAAATCGTCATTTCCCGTTCCGGCGAAGTGCTGATCACCGACGACCATGGCCGTGAGCGTGAGCGTCATAAAGTACCGTACGGTGCGACCCTGATCGTCAAGGACGGCATGGTCATCAAGGCCGGTACGGCCCTGGCAACGTGGGATCCGCTGACCCGTCCGATCATTACCGAATACGCCGGTCAAGTGCGTTTCGAGAACGTCGAAGAAGGCGTCACCGTAGCCCGTCAGGTCGACGAAGTGACCGGTCTGTCCACCCTGGTGGCGATCGATGCGAAACGTCGCGGTTCGTTGACGAAAACCTTGCGTCCGCAAGTCAAACTGATCAACGAAGCGAACGAAGAAGTCAAGATCGCCGGCACCGAACACTCGGTGGCGATCGGCTTCCAGGTCGGCGCGCTGATCATGGTCAAGGACGGTCAACAGGTATCGGTTGGTGAAGTGCTGGCACGTATTCCTACCGAATCGCAAAAAACGCGCGATATTACCGGTGGTCTGCCACGCGTTGCGGAACTGTTCGAAGCGCGCTCGCCGAAAGATGCCGGTATGCTGGCGGAAGTCACGGGTACGGTTGCGTTCGGTAAAGAAACCAAGGGCAAGCAGCGTCTGGAAATCACGGACATGGACGGCAACAAGCATGAGTTCTTGATCACCAAGGACAAACAAGTGCTGGTGCATGACGGCCAAGTCGTGAACAAGGGCGAGATGATCGTGGACGGCCCGGCCGATCCGCAAGACATCCTGCGCCTGCTGGGTATCGAAGCGCTGGCACGTTACATCGTCGACGAAGTGCAAGACGTGTACCGTCTGCAAGGCGTGAAGATCAATGACAAGCACATCGAAGTGATCGTGCGTCAGATGCTGCGCCGTGTGCAGATCGTCAATGCCGGCGACACCAACTACATCGTTGGCGAGCAGGTAGAGCGTTCGGAACTGCTGGATCAGAACGACCTGATGGAAGCCGGAAACAAAATTCCTGCGACCTACGAAAACGTTCTGCTGGGTATTACCAAGGCTTCGCTGTCGACCGATTCGTTCATCTCGGCCGCATCGTTCCAGGAAACCACCCGCGTGCTGACCGAAGCGGCGATCATGGGCAAGCGCGATGGTCTGCGCGGCCTGAAAGAGAACGTCATCGTCGGCCGTCTGATTCCTGGCGGTACGGGCCTGGCCTTCCACCGCGCACGCAAAGAAAAAGAAGCGTGGGAAGTGGAAGAGCGTCAAGCACTGCTGCTGGCCGAGAAAGCCTCGATGGCCGGCGAAGCTGCCGAAGCGCTGCAGGACATCGAAAGCCAGCAACACCACGGCGACGAAGCGTAA
- a CDS encoding transcriptional regulator, with protein sequence MIAQALFTPAQQKLLGLLFVRVNEGFHLNEIMRLTGLGSASAQRELRRLHESGLITSERIGNVRRFWPNKESLVYPELSGLVQKTFGIVGVLSMTLAPLRAQLHLAFVSGATAKGQDMPGSAIDLLLVGEEANYGDLLTGLAPAERTLRRKINPNLYTLADYRRRLREGQPFLLQVLQQPKLFVIGDESLLQALALPGASLQANDMPSIF encoded by the coding sequence ATGATTGCCCAAGCCCTGTTTACTCCCGCCCAGCAGAAACTGCTGGGCTTGCTCTTTGTCCGCGTGAATGAAGGCTTTCACTTGAACGAGATCATGCGCTTGACGGGCCTCGGTAGCGCGTCGGCGCAGCGCGAATTGCGCCGCCTGCATGAGTCGGGCCTGATCACGTCGGAGCGGATCGGCAATGTGCGGCGCTTCTGGCCCAACAAGGAAAGCCTCGTGTATCCCGAGTTGAGCGGACTGGTGCAGAAAACTTTCGGCATCGTCGGTGTGCTCAGCATGACCCTGGCGCCCTTGCGTGCCCAGTTGCACCTGGCCTTCGTGTCTGGTGCCACAGCGAAGGGACAGGACATGCCCGGTAGCGCCATCGATCTGCTGCTGGTGGGCGAGGAAGCCAATTATGGCGATCTGTTGACGGGATTGGCCCCGGCCGAGCGAACCTTAAGGCGTAAAATCAATCCCAACTTATATACGCTGGCCGATTATCGCCGGCGTCTGCGTGAAGGTCAGCCATTTCTGCTGCAGGTATTACAGCAGCCGAAGTTGTTTGTCATCGGCGATGAATCGCTATTGCAGGCGCTGGCATTGCCAGGGGCTTCCTTGCAAGCGAATGATATGCCATCTATATTCTGA
- a CDS encoding HDOD domain-containing protein, which produces MNKLQAFGLIVSQAVRGELTFPTSVNSALQLQLALAEPDCHIDHAIKLVLAEPLLAARTVALANSAVYSRGDAAPVTSVRAAVMRMGYRNLYALVAAMVVRQFGSKIIDPVLRQKATQLWEHTAHVAALAHVLARRVTHVDADTALFAGIVHEVGGFYLLSRADEFPGLLDDDADHWMESAEEIISREVMKKLLIPLAVSEAIEGLRDGLLSIPPDSLLDTLLLAKQLSPVQSPLQATYVEMLTPSDSVIDFIIDNETLQSILAESNEEVRSMSAALLV; this is translated from the coding sequence ATGAATAAACTACAGGCTTTCGGTTTAATTGTTTCCCAGGCGGTGCGCGGAGAATTAACGTTTCCCACGAGTGTTAATTCAGCTCTGCAATTGCAATTGGCCCTGGCCGAACCGGACTGCCATATCGATCATGCCATCAAGCTGGTGCTGGCCGAGCCCTTGCTGGCGGCGCGCACGGTGGCCCTGGCCAATTCGGCCGTCTACAGCCGCGGCGATGCGGCGCCCGTGACCAGCGTACGCGCCGCCGTCATGCGCATGGGTTACCGCAATCTGTACGCGCTGGTGGCGGCCATGGTGGTGCGCCAGTTCGGCAGCAAGATCATCGACCCCGTCCTGCGCCAGAAGGCGACCCAGCTGTGGGAGCACACGGCGCACGTGGCAGCGCTGGCGCACGTGCTGGCCCGCCGCGTGACGCACGTCGATGCGGACACGGCGCTGTTCGCCGGCATCGTGCATGAAGTGGGCGGTTTTTACCTGCTGTCGCGTGCCGATGAATTTCCCGGTCTGCTCGACGATGATGCGGATCACTGGATGGAATCGGCCGAAGAGATCATTTCCCGCGAAGTCATGAAAAAGCTCTTGATCCCGCTGGCCGTGAGCGAAGCCATCGAAGGCTTGCGCGATGGCTTGCTGTCCATTCCGCCCGATTCCCTGCTCGACACTTTATTGTTGGCCAAGCAACTGTCGCCCGTACAGTCGCCGTTGCAGGCGACGTACGTGGAAATGCTCACGCCTTCCGATTCCGTCATCGATTTTATTATCGATAATGAAACCTTGCAAAGCATCCTGGCCGAGTCAAACGAGGAAGTGCGCTCGATGAGCGCCGCGCTGCTCGTCTGA